The genomic DNA GGGCGGCCGGCCTTTTCCTTGATGCGGCCTGCGACGATGCCGATCACGCCGGGGTGCCAGCCCTGTCCCGCGATCACCGCAACGGCGCGGTTGCCCTGCGCGGCGAGCAGCGCCTCGGCCTGTTCCTGCACGCTCGATTCGATCGCGCGACGCTCCTCATTATACTGATCGAGCTGGGCGGCGATGCGCGCGGCTTCGGCGGGGTCTTCGGTGGTCAGCAGGCGCACGCCAAGGTCCGCCTGTCCCACCCGGCCGCCCGCATTGATGCGCGGGCCAAGCGCAAAGCCAAGATCATGGCAGAGCGGCGCGCGGGTCAGGCGACTGGTGTCGATCAGCGCCGACAGGCCGATATTGCGGCGCTTGGCCATGACCTTCAGCCCCTGCGCCACGAAGGCGCGGTTCAGCCCCTTCAATTGCGCCACGTCCGCCACTGTGCCGAGCGCGACGATATCGAGCAGGTCCAATATGTTCGGCTTGCCCCGGCTGGCGAACCAGCCTCTGGCGTCCAGCAACTTCAGCAGCCGCGCGCCCAGCAGGAAGGCGACGCCGACCGCCGCCAGATGCCCATGGACGGCGGCATCGGGATGCTCGTCCAGCCGGTTGGGGTTCACCAGCGCGAACGCCTCCGGCAGTTGCGTGGCGCATTTATGGTGATCGACCACGACGACATCAACGCCCGTGGCCTTCGCCATCGCCAGCGCCTCGAACGCCTGCGCGCCGCAATCGACGGTGACGATCAGGGTCGCCCCCTCTCCCGCCAGCCGCACCAATGCCTCGCCCGACGGGCCATAGCCCTCCATCAGCCGGTCGGGGATATAGGGCCGGGCGTTCAGCCCCAGATCGCGCAGCAGCCGGATCAGCAGCGCCGCGCTGGTCGCGCCGTCAACGTCATAGTCGCCGAAGATGCGGACATCCTCCTGCGCCTGGACCGCATCGGCCAGGCGCTCGGCCGCCGCGTCCATATCACGAAACAGGCTGGGATCGGGCATGAAGGCGCGGATGGTGGGGTTGCGATGCGCCTCCACCCCGTCACGCGGACAGCCGCGCGCCAGCAGCAATTGCGTCACCAGATCATCGGGCAGATAGCCGGGACCACGCGTGTCGGCGCCAACGCCCCGCCAGCGCCAGGGCTGGCCCGAAATCGATCGCGAAATATTGAGCGCAAATGTCATG from Sphingobium sp. CAP-1 includes the following:
- the recJ gene encoding single-stranded-DNA-specific exonuclease RecJ, whose protein sequence is MTFALNISRSISGQPWRWRGVGADTRGPGYLPDDLVTQLLLARGCPRDGVEAHRNPTIRAFMPDPSLFRDMDAAAERLADAVQAQEDVRIFGDYDVDGATSAALLIRLLRDLGLNARPYIPDRLMEGYGPSGEALVRLAGEGATLIVTVDCGAQAFEALAMAKATGVDVVVVDHHKCATQLPEAFALVNPNRLDEHPDAAVHGHLAAVGVAFLLGARLLKLLDARGWFASRGKPNILDLLDIVALGTVADVAQLKGLNRAFVAQGLKVMAKRRNIGLSALIDTSRLTRAPLCHDLGFALGPRINAGGRVGQADLGVRLLTTEDPAEAARIAAQLDQYNEERRAIESSVQEQAEALLAAQGNRAVAVIAGQGWHPGVIGIVAGRIKEKAGRPAIVIAVDEAGVGKGSGRSISGVDLGAAVLAAKDCGLLVAGGGHAMAAGLTVAADRIDALADYLDDRLSAAVARARDDRALLIDAVLAPAGVNPDFVAAIEQGGPYGAGWPAPLIAAGPMRVIKADVVGNGHLRAIMAGDDGRSIKTIAFRQAETDLGQAILGAPRDRRLWVAGKAKIDDWGSRPAAELHLEDAAWAD